A genomic segment from Malaclemys terrapin pileata isolate rMalTer1 chromosome 1, rMalTer1.hap1, whole genome shotgun sequence encodes:
- the LOC128841595 gene encoding olfactory receptor 52M1-like: MQETPFSLRVGQFLPYSMSDSNITDFTNPSTFILLGIPGLETAHVWISIPFCTMYAIAIFGNFTILCIVKTEPSLHGPMYYFLCMLAVSDLVVSTSILPEMLSIFWFNSREIDFGACLTQMYIIHCFSSMESGIPVALAFDRYMAICNPLRHSTILTNPMVAKIGLTVVLRSSILVLPNPFLVRRCPYYRTNIIPHTYCDHIIVVKLACADISASNYYGLSLAFFITGLDVFFITVSYTQILRAILGLPSKDTWLKTFGTCGSHLCAILAFYIPALFSILTHRFGHNVPLHFHVLSANVYLLMSPMLNPLIYGVRTKQIRDRLLWLFTHKGT; encoded by the coding sequence ATGCAGGAGACACCGTTCAGCCTCAGAGTTGGACAAtttctcccctactccatgtcagattccaacataaccgacttcaccaacccctccaccttcatcctgctgggaaTTCCTGGCCTGGAGACggcccatgtctggatctccatccccttctgcaccatgtacgCCATAGCCATCTTcgggaacttcaccatcctgtgCATCGTGAAGACGGAGCCGAGCCTCCAcgggcccatgtactatttcctctgcatgctggctgtCTCTGACCTGGTTGTATCTACGTCCATCCTGCCcgaaatgctgagcatcttctggttcaattccagggagatcgatTTCGGTGCCTGTCTCACCCAGATGTACATCATCCACTGCTTCTCATCAATGGAATCTGGGATCCCAGTGGCCTTGGCTTTTGATCGCTACATGGCTATCTGtaatcccctgagacattccaccataCTGACAAACCCCATGGTGGCCAAGATCGGTCTCACTGTGGTGCTGCGCAGCAGCATACTTGTACTACCCAATCCCTTCCTGGTGAGGCGGTGCCCCTATTAtagaaccaacatcatcccccatACCTATTGTGATCACATAATTGTGGTCAAGTTGGCCTGTGCTGACATCAGTGCCAGTAATTACTATGGCCTGTCTTTGGCATTCTTCATCACAGGTCTGGATGTGTTTTTTATCACCGTGTCCTATACTCAGATTCTCAGGGCTATCTTAGGCCTCCCCTCAAAGGACACCTggctcaagacttttgggacctgtggctcccacctctgtgccatcTTAGCCTTTTACATCCCAGCTCTCTTCTCCATCCTGACACACCGATTTGGCCACAATGTGCCCCTACATTTCCATGTTCTCAGTGCCAACGTGTACCTCCTGATGTCCCCCATGCTAAACCCCCTCATCTatggggtgaggaccaaacagatccgggacaggctgctcTGGCTCTTTACTCATAAAGGGACCTAA